From Verrucomicrobiia bacterium:
CCCTGCACCCCCCTTGCGGGGCGCCCGGCGAGTGGGACCCATGCGCACGATCGGAGCCGCGAACGAGCGTTCGAGGTCCGGCTCCGATCGGCGCTACCCCACTCGCCGACCACCCCGTCGAGCCGCTTCGCGGACAAGATAGTCAGGTCACTTCCGCTCCGCGCGAAGTGACAAATTTAGATCAGGACTTGACCCCTCTCTCCCCAGCCCTCTCCTCCACTCTGAGTGGAAGAGAGGGAGAAGATGGATCGGCAATTCCAATCAACGATCCCCAATCTTTAATCTCCGAGCTTTAATCGCAGTCACTCAGATTCCCAATCTCCACCAAACCACCTTCCCTTGCCGCTGCTGAACGTTTGCATTAGCTTCCGGCCATTATGGACAGCAACGACGTTCCCCCGAATTCCGCGACGCCGCCTCCGCCTCCACCGCCCCCCTTGACTCCGCCACCCGTCATCGTTCCGGCGGCGGCCGCACGGCAACCGCGGCGCGGGCGCGGGTGGATGGTGCTCGCCCTCGTTTTGCTGGTGTTTCTTCTCTTCAGCATGCTCCTCAACTTCAGCCAGTTGACGGGCGGCGTCGGCGCAGGCACAGGCGGCTTGCGCACTGCAGGACCGCGGCTTGACGAAACGCTGCTTGAGGACAATGGCGCTTCCGCAAAGATTGCCGTCATTGACCTGGATGGAATCATCACGAGCCGCGCGCTCGATCAGAGTGGTTTCACCATGGTCGATCTCATCAAGGCGCAACTCGAACTCGCCAAGGAGGATGACAACGTCAAGGCCGTCGTCCTGCGCGTCGATTCACCCGGCGGCGAGGTGCTCGCGTCCGATGAGATTTATCGAATTATTGGTGATTTCCAGGACGAAACTGGCAAGGCGGTTGTCGCATCGATGGGGAATCTAGCTGCGTCGGGGGGCTATTATATTTCCGCGGCATGCCGCTGGATCGTTGCCAATGAGTTGACCATTACGGGCAGCATTGGCGTGATCATGAGCACGTGGAATTATCGCGGTTTGATGAACCGCGTCGGGCTGCAACCTCAGGTTTACAAAAGCGGGAAGTTCAAGGACATGTTGAGCGGCGATCGTGAACCCCATGAGATTCCAGCCGAAGAACGCGCAATGGTGCAGCAACTCATTGACGACACCTACGGACGCTTCAAGGAGGTCGTCGCAGAAGGACGGGAGCAGGCAAAGCAGGCGAATCGGGACGCAGGCAGAGAGCTGGCGGACAATTGGGCCGACTTTGCAGATGGCCGCGTGCTTTCCGGAACGCAAGCGTATGACCTTGGCCTGGTCGACCAGCTCGGCAACTTCCATGATGCCGTTGCCAAGGCGGCGAGCATTGGCGGCATTGATGACCCCAAGCGCGTGAACATTGTTCGATACCAGCAGCGGTACAGCCTTTCGGATCTGTTGAACATCTTCGGCCAAAGTGAAGCCCGCACGATCAAGGTGGATCTTGGAATTGAACCGCCCAAGCTGCAGGCGGGGCAATTGTATTTCATCGCCCCCACGATGATCCACTGACCCCCGCCGAGCGCATCCTCCCCACTGCTCGCATCACTCCGCGGTTGCGTTTGCAACTGCGGCTTTTCGTGCGCGTTGTGCCATCGTCGCAACCTGTGACGCGCAGCCCGCGTCTCATTGACACAGGCCGTGGCGACAAAACCCCATAAACAGCGAGGTTTTGCACTGATACGCCACTGGCACAACACCCGCTTTCGACATTGAACAGGCACACTCAAAGTTGTGTCACAGAATTAGAAAGCCGTTATGATTTTTGATCCGCTCTACATTGTGTTCATGCTGCCGGGATTGCTGCTGGGCCTATGGGCGCAGATGCGACTCTCAAGCGCTTACAACCGCTATATCCGCGTGGGGACAAGTTCAGGTCTCAGCGGCGCGCAGGCCGCGCGTGAAATTCTCGACAACGCCGGGCTCTACAACGTGCCCGTCGAACAGGTTCCTGGCCGCCTGACAGATCATTACGATCCGCAGCGGCGCGCGCTGTTTCTTTCATCGGAGAATTTCCAGGGACGCTCGCTGGCAGCGGTGGGGGTCGCGGCGCATGAAGCGGGACACGCGCTTCAACATCAGGCTGCGTATGGTCCCTTGAATTTTCGCATGGCCATGGTGCCGATCACGCAATTTGCCAGCAAAGCATGGATGGGCATCCTGCTGCTCGGATTTATTGTGGGAGGAGCCTACTTCTCAAAATTTGTGTGGGCCGCAATCGCCATTTTTTCTGTCATCGCATTGTTTCAGATCATCACTTTGCCAGTTGAATTTGATGCCAGCCGCCGCGCCAAGGAAAGGTTGCTGCAGCTTGGGATCGTTCATAGCGGGGAGAGTGACGGCGTCAGCAAAGTGCTCAGCGCAGCGGCGTTGACTTATGTCGCAGCAATGGTTTCAGCGGTGATGACACTGCTGCATTTGTTGCTGATCGCGCGCAATCGCAACTGATGGCGGGCAACAATCCCCATACCAGCCACATGTGCCATTTGTTAATTCCAAACCAGAATGTGGAGAAGGTGGCAAAACGAACCTTTCGGCCCAGCAGGCCGGGAATCCCAAGCTCTTATGGTCGCAAAAGCCAAACATCAAAAGCCAGTTGCCAAGCGCACTAGCCGAACGCACGGACGCGTGACGCGGGTCAAGCCGCCACGCCCCGCGCCAGCCCGGAACGGATCACGTCTGCATCCGCAGCATGCCGCCCCGAGCCCAAAAATAACCCCTGGTCCGCAGGAATCCGTGCCCGCCCCGATCGTTGTGACGGCCAGTGGAACGTCCGCGCCCGCCGACGAAAACGCGTTGGAACTGGACCAGGCCGCGATCATTGCAGCCGAGGAAGCAGAACGCAAAGCCGCGCGGCCGGTTGAGCGGGAACGCACCAGCTACGACGGCGACACTGCCATCAAGCTTTACCTCCGCGAGATCGGCCAGGTGAAATTGCTCACCCCTCAGGAGGAGATCGAACTCGCCGCGCGGATCAAGAAAGGTGACAAAAAAGCGCGCGAGCAAATGATCAAGGCGAACCTGCGCCTCGTCGTCAAAATCGCCCGCGACTACGAAGGCATCGGCCTGCCGCTCCTGGATCTCATCAGCGAAGGAAACATTGGGTTGATGAAAGCCGTTGAACGATTCGATCCTTCAAAAGGCGGCAAGCTTTCCACCTACGGTTCGTGGTGGATCAAGCAATCGATCAAGCGCGCGCTGGCGAATCAGTCCAAGACCATTCGCCTGCCCGTTCACCTCGTCGATAAGATTTCAAAAATGCGACGCACCGCCATGCGCTTGCAGGAGGAACTCGGGCGCGAGCCGACGGATGATGAGTTGGGCGGCGAGCTCGGCATCTCGGCCTCACGCGTTGCTCAAATGCGGCTCGCTGCGATCCGCCCGGCGTCGCTCGATGCTCCGATTGGCGATGAGGATTCGAACAATTTCGCCGAAGTGGTGCAGGATGAAGCTGCCGACACGCCGTACGAGCAGCTCGAGGAAAAAACTGTAACCCGCATGCTCCAGGAGATGATCAAGACCCTGGACCCGCGGGAGGCAACGATCCTTCGCGCCCGGTTCGGACTGGATGGCGGACCTGAAAAGACTCTTGAGGAAGTGGGCGAGAAGTTCGGGGTGACTCGCGAACGGGTTCGGCAAATCCAGAACATCGCGCTGAAGAAGCTTCGAAAGATGATCGAAAAACTCGAGGCCACGAAGGCCAAGTAGCGCATTTTTCACTGTGGTGGTGGTTCTGCGGCCATCGAGTCCCTGCTTAAACGAGTGCTTTGGAACGCCGGCGTAAAATCCGGGGTGATTAAAAGAGGGTGAAATCACTGCGATCTGTAAACCGCTTGACTCTCACCCCGTGAGGCGCCCGCAGGGCGAGAGGGGGAATGAAATCGTCTCTGAACCTGCACCTCTGCTTCCTCTGCGAGCTCCTGTTAAAAGATTCAGGTGCAGTTCGGCTCCGCAAAGGGTTTAACAGGAGGCGGCAGAGATCGCAAAGACGAAAAAAAGACCCCTGCTGTGTATGTGGCTGCATCCCGCCCCCGGCCCCCCTCCTCCGGCTTCGCTCGGCAGAGGGGGAGTTTAAATCCACCAGTTTTGCTCACCCACTTTTAGCCGGACCCGTAAAGTCATTCTGGCCGTCCACGAATTGCAATTTTCCGAACACCTGCAATGATACGGGCCAATGAAATTCGCTTCGCTCCGTATCAAGGGCGCAACGTTCCTGCTGACCCTGCTCGCCCTTGTCACTGCTAATGCCTCCTCCACTCTTCCGTTGACGCCGGCCGAACTGTTGCGCGATTGCGGCGGCGCGTTTCGGGGAACAATCCTTGGCTCCACCAGCTATCGCGGATCAAATGGCTTGATCTTCACACGAACCGATGTCCGTGTGGACGAAACTTTCAAAGGGACGCTGCCGCGAGTGGTGCGACTTGTCCACCGCGGAGGAGCGGTCGCCGGCGAGGATGAACTTTTCGGCCTTTCGCCGACGCTGATTCAAGGGCAGGAATATCTTCTCTTCGTGAACCGGAACGCATCAGGCGTCCTGCATTGTCCCGAAGGGCCCGCCTCTGCCGTCCTGTTAAATGGCACACCCGCAACCCATCGAATCCTCCAGGAAGTCCGCCAACAGGTTGGCGGCGAACCTTTGCCGGGCGACGACGGCACGGACCAGGAGGGCTCGATCCAACCCGTTCCACAGGCGATCACGGGCATGCTGCAGGGCGTCAACTCGCGGTTCGTTCAACCCGATCGCGGCGAGCCGATCCCTTACATAATTGATGCAAACGCTCTCCCGGCAGGAATCACGTTCGAGCAGGCGACCAACGCAGTGCGCGAGGCACTCGACGCATGGGCATCGGTAACCAGTTTGAAATTCGCCCTGGAAAGCATCGAAAGTTTTGGACAGGGAGCGGATGCAGTCGCCCTCAATGACGGAAAACTGCGGCTTCAACTCCATGACATCTACAGCCGAATTGAGGGTTCGAGCGTGCTCGGGATTGGAGGCCGTTCGGCTTCCACGAGCGCGTTGAGCAACGGATGGAACCTTGGAGGCCGGGTGAACGATACTGAATTTCGCCGCACTGGCCGCGGCTACGTTGTTTTGAAGCACGACCATTCCACGATGCAAAATCTTGCAACGTTCACCGAAGTGCTCTGCCACGAAATCGGCCATGCGCTGAACCTCGCCCATTCGAGTGAAGTCCCGACTGCCGATCCGCTCCTGCTTGAGGCGATGATGTATTACCTCGCGCATGCAGATGGGCGCGGCGCCACGCTAGGAGCCTATGATCCTCCAATCATCCAGCAGATCTATCCTGCGAACACGCCACCGTTCACGTTCCATCGAATGCTCGATGTCATCACGGCGCCGAGCACGCCTGAAGTTCCTGGGATCAATGAAGTGGAAGCGCGTGGTTACGATCTGCAACCCACCGATCTGACGATGGAAACTGCCGAAGCGAGCGCCGCGAACGGATCGTTCTCGATTGCAGACCGGCTCATTCGTTACACACCGAATGGTTATTACAATGACAGTGCGCGGCTGAATCCCGCCGGGGGTTCATCGTGGGATTCCATTTACGTCCGCTTTTCGGATGGCACGAATGCTTCGCCCTACGCGCGAATTCGAGTCATCTCGCTGCGCGGCGATGGCTACGAGCCCTCGGACGGTTTGCCCGATTACTGGATGCTGAACTTCTTCGGTCATGAGGATCCACGTTCCGACGACCTGTCGCGCGCAAACGATGACGCCGACGGGGATGGCATGACGAACCTGCAGGAGTATCTGGCGGCTACGCATCCAACATCCTCCGGCTCCGCACTGCGGATTGCGATGAACTCGGCGGGCGTCCTGGAAGTGCCAGTCAAACCTTTCGATCCCTACGACAGTCTGACCTCAACGAACCTCGTCGATTGGATCCGGGCAGCTTCACCGCTTGTGTCGACAAACGCTTCGGCGGAAGAACTCACTGCATTGCCGCAAACCGCCGTGACCGCAGTGATATCGAATTCACCCGCATCATCACCCCATCTATTTTTCCGCGTGGAGAAAATTCCGTAGACGGCTCGCGGGGTGCGGGGCGGAGTTCCGCGTCGCGGAGGCGTGGCGCTGCAATCAACCCTTCTTGGCAGGCGGCGGGTTGAATTTCTTGCGACGATATTCCGAGGGCCGCCAGCCTATCCACTTGGTGAACGCGTTCGAGAAGACAAACGGGTTTTGATACCCGATTTCGTGGGCGATCGAGTCGATGGTCTTCTCCGTCGTGGCAAGTAATTCGGCCGCGCGCCGCATTCGCAGATAGGTCACCTGGTGCATCGGGCTTCTTCCCAACTGCCGGCGGCAGAGACGTCGCAGGTGTTCGTTGCTGTAGCCGGCCTCCTTGGCAAGGCGGCCCAGGCTCCATTCATCCGAAAGATTGTGAGCCACACGTTCCCAGAGGAGCCGTAGTTGATCCGGCTGATCCGACGGCTGGGCAAACCGCAACACGTAAGCGTGAACAAGGTCGGTCCATTCCTGGATCAAAGTTGGCTGCGCCGGCCCGTTGCATTCATACATCAGGCCGAGAATAGCGGAGCGAAGCGGGAGCGGGTCGTACTTGGCCATGACCGGCGTTGTGACACCTGCGATCGGGCGCTGTTCTGTGGGACGTTGATAACAGACCCAGCAGAATTCCCACTTCCCGGTGGGCATGGTCTCGAAGGCATTCAGCGTGTGCGCCGGTAGAAGGCAGGCGAAACCCTCTTCACAAACGCGCCAGCGTCCGTCAATCAGCACCCTTCCCTTTCCACCGATGCACGCGAGGAAATAGGTGGTTGTCTGCTTGGTTCTGACGATCTTCGTCGGGGGAGCCGATTCCTGGATGCCAATATGAATCATTTGATACTGATTCAAGGTCTGGCAGACGGGGAAGTCATCGATCCACGGCCGGGATTCGACATTGGCGGCGCGAACGCCCCGCATGCGGGTGCGCGAGCTGTGAACGGTGATATCGGTCAACTCACCCGTTTGAATCATAAA
This genomic window contains:
- the sppA gene encoding signal peptide peptidase SppA, encoding MDSNDVPPNSATPPPPPPPPLTPPPVIVPAAAARQPRRGRGWMVLALVLLVFLLFSMLLNFSQLTGGVGAGTGGLRTAGPRLDETLLEDNGASAKIAVIDLDGIITSRALDQSGFTMVDLIKAQLELAKEDDNVKAVVLRVDSPGGEVLASDEIYRIIGDFQDETGKAVVASMGNLAASGGYYISAACRWIVANELTITGSIGVIMSTWNYRGLMNRVGLQPQVYKSGKFKDMLSGDREPHEIPAEERAMVQQLIDDTYGRFKEVVAEGREQAKQANRDAGRELADNWADFADGRVLSGTQAYDLGLVDQLGNFHDAVAKAASIGGIDDPKRVNIVRYQQRYSLSDLLNIFGQSEARTIKVDLGIEPPKLQAGQLYFIAPTMIH
- a CDS encoding zinc metallopeptidase → MIFDPLYIVFMLPGLLLGLWAQMRLSSAYNRYIRVGTSSGLSGAQAAREILDNAGLYNVPVEQVPGRLTDHYDPQRRALFLSSENFQGRSLAAVGVAAHEAGHALQHQAAYGPLNFRMAMVPITQFASKAWMGILLLGFIVGGAYFSKFVWAAIAIFSVIALFQIITLPVEFDASRRAKERLLQLGIVHSGESDGVSKVLSAAALTYVAAMVSAVMTLLHLLLIARNRN
- a CDS encoding sigma-70 family RNA polymerase sigma factor, with translation MKLYLREIGQVKLLTPQEEIELAARIKKGDKKAREQMIKANLRLVVKIARDYEGIGLPLLDLISEGNIGLMKAVERFDPSKGGKLSTYGSWWIKQSIKRALANQSKTIRLPVHLVDKISKMRRTAMRLQEELGREPTDDELGGELGISASRVAQMRLAAIRPASLDAPIGDEDSNNFAEVVQDEAADTPYEQLEEKTVTRMLQEMIKTLDPREATILRARFGLDGGPEKTLEEVGEKFGVTRERVRQIQNIALKKLRKMIEKLEATKAK
- a CDS encoding matrixin family metalloprotease — its product is MKFASLRIKGATFLLTLLALVTANASSTLPLTPAELLRDCGGAFRGTILGSTSYRGSNGLIFTRTDVRVDETFKGTLPRVVRLVHRGGAVAGEDELFGLSPTLIQGQEYLLFVNRNASGVLHCPEGPASAVLLNGTPATHRILQEVRQQVGGEPLPGDDGTDQEGSIQPVPQAITGMLQGVNSRFVQPDRGEPIPYIIDANALPAGITFEQATNAVREALDAWASVTSLKFALESIESFGQGADAVALNDGKLRLQLHDIYSRIEGSSVLGIGGRSASTSALSNGWNLGGRVNDTEFRRTGRGYVVLKHDHSTMQNLATFTEVLCHEIGHALNLAHSSEVPTADPLLLEAMMYYLAHADGRGATLGAYDPPIIQQIYPANTPPFTFHRMLDVITAPSTPEVPGINEVEARGYDLQPTDLTMETAEASAANGSFSIADRLIRYTPNGYYNDSARLNPAGGSSWDSIYVRFSDGTNASPYARIRVISLRGDGYEPSDGLPDYWMLNFFGHEDPRSDDLSRANDDADGDGMTNLQEYLAATHPTSSGSALRIAMNSAGVLEVPVKPFDPYDSLTSTNLVDWIRAASPLVSTNASAEELTALPQTAVTAVISNSPASSPHLFFRVEKIP
- a CDS encoding AraC family transcriptional regulator — protein: MIQTGELTDITVHSSRTRMRGVRAANVESRPWIDDFPVCQTLNQYQMIHIGIQESAPPTKIVRTKQTTTYFLACIGGKGRVLIDGRWRVCEEGFACLLPAHTLNAFETMPTGKWEFCWVCYQRPTEQRPIAGVTTPVMAKYDPLPLRSAILGLMYECNGPAQPTLIQEWTDLVHAYVLRFAQPSDQPDQLRLLWERVAHNLSDEWSLGRLAKEAGYSNEHLRRLCRRQLGRSPMHQVTYLRMRRAAELLATTEKTIDSIAHEIGYQNPFVFSNAFTKWIGWRPSEYRRKKFNPPPAKKG